The Papaver somniferum cultivar HN1 chromosome 3, ASM357369v1, whole genome shotgun sequence genome includes a region encoding these proteins:
- the LOC113355170 gene encoding late embryogenesis abundant protein Lea5-like has product MAGSLSNTKLVLTALADGISLSINRSRGITSVSTQAVGSTVVKGEKVVKKPSPGGAVTEVSPWIPDAVTGYYRPENHANDIDVAELRDTLLNQKTNHH; this is encoded by the exons ATGGCTGGATCATTATCAAACACTAAACTTGTTCTCACTGCTCTCGCTGATGGTATCTCTCTATCTATCAACAG ATCTCGAGGTATTACATCAGTATCAACACAAGCCGTTGGATCAACTGTGGTAAAAGGTGAAAAGGTAGTGAAAAAACCATCACCAGGAGGAGCAGTGACAGAAGTATCTCCTTGGATCCCTGATGCAGTTACTGGTTATTACAGACCTGAGAATCATGCTAATGATATTGATGTAGCTGAACTAAGAGACACACTCCTCAACCAGAAGACCAATCATCACTAG
- the LOC113355171 gene encoding late embryogenesis abundant protein Lea5-like, which translates to MAGSLSNTKIVLTALIDGISLSINRSRGITTVASQAAGSSVVRQVKVKKPSTAGTEESSWVPDPVTGYYRPENHADDIDVAALRETLMNQKINHH; encoded by the exons ATGGCTGGTTCGTTATCAAACACCAAAATTGTTCTCACTGCTCTCATTGATGGCATCTCTCTATCTATCAACAG ATCTCGAGGTATTACAACAGTAGCATCACAAGCCGCTGGATCAAGTGTTGTAAGACAAGTAAAAGTGAAAAAACCATCAACAGCAGGGACGGAAGAATCTTCATGGGTTCCTGATCCAGTTACTGGTTATTACAGACCAGAAAACCATGCTGATGATATTGATGTTGCTGCACTTAGAGAGACACTCATGAACCAGAAGATCAACCATcactag